One window from the genome of Ictidomys tridecemlineatus isolate mIctTri1 chromosome 12, mIctTri1.hap1, whole genome shotgun sequence encodes:
- the LOC144369013 gene encoding uncharacterized protein LOC144369013, which yields MPHKCKECGKAFNRKSYLTLHQRIHTGEKPYKCTECGKAFNQKPHLTQHQRIHTGEKPYKCKECCKAFNYRVSLTQHQRIHTGEKPYKCTECGKAFKYRVSLTQHQRIHTGEKPYKCKECGKAYNSKYHLSEHQRIHTGEMPYKCKECGKAFNRKSCFTQHQRIHTGEMPYKCKECGKAFNRKSCFTQHQRTHTGIKPYKCTECGKDFNLKSGLTQHQRIHTGEKPYKCTECGKAFNYRLSFTQHQRIHTGEKPYKCTECGKALNSKSHLSEHQRIHTGEMPYKCKECGKAFNRKSHLSEHQRIHTGEKPYKCK from the coding sequence atgccacacaaatgtaaagaatgtggcaaggcttttaatcgaaaatcgTACCTTACTctacaccagagaattcatactggagaaaagccatacaaatgtacagaatgtggcaaagcttttaatcaaaaaccacaccttactcaacaccagagaattcatactggagaaaagccatacaaatgtaaagaatgttgcaaagcttttaattatagagtaagccttactcaacaccagagaattcatactggagaaaagccatacaaatgtacagaatgtggcaaagcttttaaataTAGAGtaagccttactcaacaccagagaattcacactggagaaaagccatacaaatgtaaagaatgtggcaaggcTTATAATTCAAAATATCACCTTAGtgaacaccagagaatccatactggagaaatgccatacaaatgtaaagagtgtggcaaggcttttaatcgaaaatcgtgctttactcaacaccagagaatccatactggagaaatgccatacaaatgtaaagagtgtggcaaggcttttaatcgaaaatcgtgctttactcaacaccagagaactCATACTGGAataaagccatacaaatgtacagaatgtggcaaagattttaatctaaaatcaggccttactcaacaccagagaatccatactggagaaaagccatacaaatgtacagaatgtggcaaagcttttaattatagactaagctttactcaacaccagagaatccatactggagaaaagccatacaaatgtacagaatgtggcaaagctttaaATTCAAAATCTCACCTTAGtgaacaccagagaatccatactggagaaatgccatacaaatgtaaagaatgtggcaaagcttttaatcgaaaatctCACCTTAGtgaacaccagagaatccatactggagaaaagccatacaaatgtaaataa